TGACGTCGAAGCGGACGGCGGCGACCGGCAGCCACCCGATGGCCTGGGTCGCGTCGACGTAGGTGCGGGCACCCGCTGCGGCGGCCGCGCCGGCCAACGCAGCAAGGTCGAGGACCCGTCCGTCGGCGGACTGCACCGCGCTGACCGCGACCAGGTCGACCGCCGGGGTGACGTGGTCCAGCAGCCGGTCCAGCGGCACCGCCGTCACGTCTAGACGGTCGTCGACCACGAACGGGAACAGCACCGAGGTGAAGTCCTCCCGCGCGCACAGGACCCGCGCGCCGTTGGGCAGGCTCGACGCCACCACGCCCGCCGTGATCGATGCCGCGCCCGGCATGGCGACGGCATCGACGTGGGTGCCGGCCAGCGTCGCGAACGCCTCGCGGGCGCGGACGACCTCGGTGTCGAAGCCCCGCAGGTCGACCTTGCCGGCTTCCCAGTCGTCCAGGCAGTCGCGCAGCGTGTCGACCGCCGCGCGCGGCGGGATGCCGACCGAGGCGGTATCGCAGTAGCCGGGCACCGCATCGACGTGCGTCCTGATGTCATCGTCGAGCATCCGGGCACGCTACTCCACCGGCACCACCAGCCACCGGAGGACCGGCGTGGTCCCACGGCGCGTGTCGCTGATCGTCGACGGCGCTCCATGTCAGGAGTTCGCGCTCGCGAGTGGACCACCGAGGCCTACGTCCGCCGCCACGACGGCTGGAAGTGCACCATCACCCACCGGAATCCGTTGCCGACGGGACAACCCCCATAGGGACCACCATCGTGACCGTGATCGATATGCGGCAGATACGGCCCGGGTTGACTTGAAGTTGACTTCAACTTGTAGCCTCTTCGTCACATCTGGTCCGGTGGCTCGAGCATCCAGTCACGGTGGCAGCGTCACGGGGCCGCGTTCAGGTCCGAGATAGACCGATGAGTTGTGCGTGTGGGCACGGTCCCAATCCAGAGGAGCCGCTTCGGTGATCAAGCTGAACACGTTGGAAGGAGTCCGCAGGTGAGGCGCTCGAGTGAACTCGCAGTCGAAGCGTCGGGGCTGGTCAGGACCTTTAAGTCCGTGCGGGCCGTCGATGGCGTCGACCTGGCCATCCCGACCGGTGGGGTGTACGGGGTGCTGGGACCCAATGGCGCTGGCAAGACGACGACGCTGCGGATGCTCGCCACATTGCTGCGGCCCGACGCCGGCTACGCCAGGGTCCTCGGGCACGACGTGGTGCGTGAGGCGGATGCTGTGCGTGGCCGGGTGAGCCTGACAGGCCAGTTCGCCTCGGTCGACGAGGACCTCACGGGGTTCGAGAACCTCGTGCTGATCGCCCGTCTCGTTGGCTTTCGACGCACCGGAGCCGGCGTTCGCGCACGTGAGTTGCTGGAGGCGTTCGGGCTGGCGGACGCGGCGGCGCGACAGGTCAAGAAGTATTCGGGCGGGATGCAGCGACGCCTGGACATCGCGGTCTCGATCGTGGTGACGCCCCAACTGGTGTTCCTCGACGAGCCCACCACCGGCCTGGATCCCCGCAGTCGCGGGCAGGTGTGGGGCATCGTCCGGGCGCTCGTCGCCGGCGGAACGACCGTGTTGCTGACCACCCAGTACCTGGACGAGGCCGACAAGCTCGCTGACCGGATCGCGGTCATCGACGCCGGCAGGGTCATCGCCGAGGGCAGCACCGGTCAACTCAAGGCGTCGGTCGGTGCGGGCTCGCTGCGAGTCCGGATCCAAGATCAGGCGCGCCGTCCCGAAGCCGAACGGCTGCTGTCCCGGGCACTCGGCGTGCCGGTGCACCGGGAGGCCGATCCCGCGGGGTTGTCGGCCCGGTTGGCCGACCCGGACCGGGCCGCCCACGCCCTGACCGAGCTCGGCCGCGCTGGCGTGATCACGACCGAGTTCGCCCTGGGCCAACCCAGCCTCGACGAGGTGTTCCTGAC
This region of Euzebyales bacterium genomic DNA includes:
- a CDS encoding ATP-binding cassette domain-containing protein; translated protein: MRRSSELAVEASGLVRTFKSVRAVDGVDLAIPTGGVYGVLGPNGAGKTTTLRMLATLLRPDAGYARVLGHDVVREADAVRGRVSLTGQFASVDEDLTGFENLVLIARLVGFRRTGAGVRARELLEAFGLADAAARQVKKYSGGMQRRLDIAVSIVVTPQLVFLDEPTTGLDPRSRGQVWGIVRALVAGGTTVLLTTQYLDEADKLADRIAVIDAGRVIAEGSTGQLKASVGAGSLRVRIQDQARRPEAERLLSRALGVPVHREADPAGLSARLADPDRAAHALTELGRAGVITTEFALGQPSLDEVFLTLTGRPAETTSEPDTDRTGGAHVDGVAS
- a CDS encoding aminotransferase class V-fold PLP-dependent enzyme, whose amino-acid sequence is MLDDDIRTHVDAVPGYCDTASVGIPPRAAVDTLRDCLDDWEAGKVDLRGFDTEVVRAREAFATLAGTHVDAVAMPGAASITAGVVASSLPNGARVLCAREDFTSVLFPFVVDDRLDVTAVPLDRLLDHVTPAVDLVAVSAVQSADGRVLDLAALAGAAAAAGARTYVDATQAIGWLPVAAVRFDVTSCAAYKWLCSPRGVGFATVRGDVDWLVPRLAGWYASADPWASLYGPPLRLAGDARRFTVSPAWFDVAAAAASLEALVALGVDRIHAHDVGLANRCRSAMDLPEGDSAIVSVATHSDPTADLA